ATCGCTGAAGATCTAAGCTTGGCGAATATCGCTCCCAAGGCAGTATTAAAAGAGCAAGAATTTTATTTTCCGATGGAACAAGCCAGCAGTCAAAAACTCGCGGTATTGGTGTATCAGCACCGACAACGACTACTCGCACGTTCAAACTCCCAGTCAAAAGCAGTTAAACTGCCCGCTTATCAAGCATTGAAAGGCATGATGCACGGCTTTATTGATTTAATTTTCGAATACGAAGGCAAATATTACGTTTGTGATTATAAATCAACGCACTTAGGTGATTCATTTGAACATTACCATGGTGAGGCATTGCAGCAAAACATTGCAGACAACTATTATGATTTGCAGTATTTTATCTACTGTTTGGCGCTGCATCGTTTATTAAAAAGTCGTATTGATGATTACGATCCAGCGCAACACTTTGGCGGCGTATTTTATTTATATTTACGAGGTATGAAAAACAAGCAAACAGCGGGTGAACGTACCGGTGTATTTTTTAGTGATATTAGTAGTGAGGAACTTGATGAACTCGACGCGCTATTTTCAAACCACGTATCTTTAAACCAAGCAACTTCAGACCAAGTATCAGTACAGAGTGTTGAGTGATGAGTGCAGAAATAGATAACAATCAAAAGCTAAGCTGTCAAAGGCCGATCCGTCAAACAAAAAGCTATCGAAAATTTTCTGAGGCAGCAGCACGTATCTCAGGTATCGCGCCAATTGATTACTTTTTTGCGAACGAACTTAGCTCGGCGACAGCAGCGAATGAACTGACTGCTGATGAAAAAGAGGTTTGGTATCATTTGCTAATCGCGCTTAGCGCTTCAGTGCGCGATGGTCACACTTGCTTGCCGCTAACGCATGTTGCAGGTCAACAATTTGGCTTGGCCAGTGACGACAATGTAATTACTCATCATGGTTTTTCCTTTCCGAATGAAAAACAACTACACACTTTGCTCGCAAAAATTCCTTTCTTAGCGGCTTCGGAGCTAGGTGTAACTAAACCAAACATCTCAAACGCTGAAAAAACGGAAATAAATGTTGGTGGCACGTTAGCCGTGGTATTTGAGCATAACTGTTTGTATATGCGTCGCAACTATCAATTTGAGAAAGAACTGCAACTAGCGTTAGTAGAAAAAACACAGCTAACGCTCGAGTATTCGCAAGCGGCGATAACTGATGTTGTTGATTCGTTATTTCCAGAAAACGAAGCTACAGAACCTACTCAAGCTAGCCAACCTCATCAAGTTCCGGAAGTTGATTGGCAAAAACTAGCGGTGGCAAACAGCGTAAATAAAGGGCTTAGTATTATTGCTGGCGGCCCTGGTACAGGTAAAACCTATACGGTCACAAAATTGTTAGCAGCGCTATCAATGCTTAGCCAATCGCGATTAGACATTGCACTAGTCGCACCAACAGGTAAAGCGGCGCAGCGATTATCTGAATCGATTCAAAATGCCGTAACCGGTTTTCGAGGCGTTATCGCAGACAATGTGCTTGATGTTATTCCAAGCAAAGCACAAACACTGCACCGTTTGTTAGGGGTGATCCCAAATCAAGTGAATTTTCGAAAAGGAAGCGATAACCCCTTAGATTACGACGTTATTATTATTGATGAAGTCTCAATGGTGGATTTGCCGCTTATGGCTAGGCTATTTCGGGCAATCCCCGCTAAGTGTCAAGTGATAATGCTAGGCGACGCCGATCAATTGCCTTCTGTTGCACTTGGCTCGGTATTAGCTGATATTGCACTCAGGCCTCATCTTGGCTATAGCAAAGCAAACCTTAACTACCTAGCAAAAGTATGCCAACTATCGAGCGAACAAGCTAAGCAATTACCAAAAGCAAAAAAACAGGTTGCTGATCATTTATCAATGTTGCTTAAGAGCCGTCGATTTGACGGTGAAGGCGCCATCGGTAATATCGCAATGGCAACAATTGCGGGTGAAGCGCTGCAAAGTTGGCAGTATATTAGTGTTAACAGCACAAGTCGTGACGATATTACGTTATTGCCACCTGTGATGACTCAATGGATCAATCAGTATGTTAAACGCTACTATCAGCCAGTATTGGAAGCTGAAAACATTACACAAGCATTTGAGCGAATGAGTCAGTTTCGTATTTTGTGTGCCACAAGAGTTGGAAACGAAGGTGTTGAGGCAATTAATCAGCAAATAATCTCGCTGTTAAAAGGCAATTACCAGCAAGATAAGTTGTTCAATGGCTTACCTATTATGATCAATGAAAACCATTACGGGCTTGGGCTGTACAATGGTGATATTGGTATTATTTGGAAAAATGCGCAGGGACATTTAGTGGCGTATTTCGAGGATACTGCGGTAAGTGAAGGAGGCGTATCTTCGAACAACCGAACGCCTGGTTTCAAAACCATTATTCCGTCACGTTTACCGAGTTTTGAACCGGTCTTTGCCATGACCATTCATAAAACACAGGGCAGTGAATTTGAACATGTTGCAATGGTTCTGCCCAGTAAAGCTGATAATCAGCTACTGACGCGTGAGCTAATTTATACTGGCGTTACCCGCGCAAAGAAAAAGTTAAGTTTAAGTTGTAGCGAGCCAATTTGGTATCGAGGTGTTGATGCTAAAGTTGAACGCTACTCTAATCTTTCAATCTGACAATACAAGTCAATGCACATTTAGATTGATTATTGAACTATTTGTGTAGAGTTATTTTAAGAACTATTTATTAAGAATTATTTATTAAGCACTATGAAAATCCAATCTGTAAACAAAACTGATTACCGTAAAAAGCTAAATCAATTCACCATCGCTTTTGTTATTGCATTTGCCTTATTGGCACTTATTTTTGGTAGCCTATTTATCGCGTTATTCGCGGCGCCAATCGTGGACCCTGAAACGCAAAGCAATTTTCGTTACAACTTAGGTGGCGTTATCCTAGCGCTTGTTACCATGGCGATGATAATCAACAGTATAAAAAAGCATGAGTTTTTAAAAGATATTTACTATGTTTGGCAACTCAAACAAGTGCACAACTCTATCTATCGTAAACTTGCTAAAATCAAAGCGGCACAAGCCGAAGGTGACGAAAATACACATGTTATACTCGCATTTTACTATCAAACACTTAAGCAGGTTTATGAGCTTGACGACAATACGTTAACGATTAACAACGTAAATTTAGAAATTGATAAATTGAAGCAGAAGTTAGGCGATGAAACGTATGAACAGCATGTTCATCAGTTCGAAAAAAACATGCTAAATGCTTATTAAGTAAAACTGCATTCAAGTTGCCGAATTTTTGAATAAGAATAACAAGGAGGTTTAATATGCTAGAAACAACAACTTTAACGTCTAAAAGCGTAGTACTTGCGCCGCTTGGTGTTGAACATAAAGATGCGCTACTCGACGCTGCGTCAGATGGTAATCTATGGGAGCTTTGGTTTACTTCGGTACCAAACAAAGCAACCATTAATAACTATATTGAACAAGCACTCGCTCAACAGGAAAAAGGACTTTCGCTGCCTTTTGTCGTCATTGAAAAACACACTCAAAAAATTATCGGCACGACACGGTTTTGTAATGCAGATAAGGTTAACCGACGACTTGAAATTGGCTTCACTTGGTATGCAAAAAGCTATCAACGCACCTCAGTAAACACCGAGTGTAAACTGTTGTTACTAACTCATGCGTTTGAGCATTTAGATGTGATAGCCGTTGAGTTTAGAACTCATTGGCATAACTTAAAGTCGCGCAACGCCATTGCGCGCTTGGGAGCAAAGCAAGATGGGGTGCTACGAAACCACCAAAAGATGGCCGATGGCTCTTATCGTGACACAGTTGTTTTCTCGATTACTAATACAGAGTGGCTAGCAGTTAAAAACAACCTTGTGTTTAAGTTGAACACTTAACCTTTGCTCTTAGTAACCTCAGCTCTGAATAACCAATGTGCTTTTAGCGGCTATTTTTGACCAGAGCCTGAGGTTAAATAAGGGAAAAGCACAGTAAGAGTTAACTTTGTTAACACTACCATTTACCGCGCATTTTAAACGGTTTTTCACTGCTCGGGTTCATTTGGTTGTAGGTTTTTATTCGCTGGTTTTTGCCTGCGATTATCTTAATTTGGTACCAAGACTCTCTGGCAAGCGCAAACGCTTTGCTATGCCACCACGCGTTTTTGTATAGCTTCTTAACTGCAGCAACCGCATCGGGTGATTGCTGACTAATTTCTCTAGCCAGTGTCATCGCTGCTTCAAACGGCACATCACTGACTTTAGTGATCAAGTTCAGTTTTTGTGCTTGCTTAGCGGTAATTTCTCGCCCCGTCATTGCTAGTAATTTAGCTTTGTCGGTTGGTAGGTGCTCTTTTAGCGCAAGCGTACCGCCCATATCAGGAACCAAGCCCCAACGAGCTTCCATAACCGATAAAATAGCTTCTGGGTGTGCAATTCTAAAGTCTCCACCGAGCGCTATTTGTAAACCTCCACCCCATACTCTGCCGTGCAATACCATAATGACGGGAACAGTGATTTCTTGCCAACCAGTTGATACGTATTGGGCAAGGTTAGCGCTACCTGGGCGCCACTTAAACAACAAGGTCACGAAGTTTTTGGCTGTGCTCATCACCGACTTAACATCAAGCCCTGTACAGAAATCAACACCTTCACCTTGCACAATAACCGCTCGAATCGCTAAGTTTTTCTTGAGTGTTTCTATTGTTGTGCGAATAGCCTTGAACATTTCAACATTCAAAGCATTGTGTTTGTCTGGGCGGTTCAACGTCACAATCGCGATATTTTCTTCAATACTGGTGGTAACAAGTTGCTGATTCATAGGCGGTTTTAATTGTTGTTAAGTTAAAGATGACTTATTTTGTTTTATTTAAAGTTCGAAATCATCAGGTAAGACCACTCAACATTAACTAAATCATGTCGCTAAGTAAATCATGCGATAAGTTAAATATAACTAAACCTTAGGATACCGGAGCTTGTGAAGTTAGATTATTAGGTGTAAAACCTGATAACTACCGTACACACTGCGATGATGCATTATTTAGGAATGATTATGCGAGCGAATAAGTCAGTTCATGAGTATATTAATCAAAAAACAACGACGAATACCTACGCTAGCAATGCCACTAGCAATAAGCCCAACGCCTCAAACGTATATGGCAGGTTAGCTAAATACTTTCTTGTAGCGGCAAGTTTGAGCGCTGTGCCAACAACTTACGCCTACGCAGAAAAACCCATAGCAATTGCCATTCACGGTGGTGCAGGCACTATCGATAAGTCAAAAATGACGCCACAAAAGCGCGCACAATATGACGCTGCTTTATCCGCAGCTGTTAACAAAGGCTACGAATTATTAGCACAAGGTAAAACGAGCCAGCAAGCCGTTATTGCTGCTATTCAAATACTTGAAGATTCGCCGTTGTTTAACGCTGGTAAAGGGGCGGTTTACACGTTTGATGAAACGCACGAACTAGATGCATCTATTATGCATGGCAGAACACTCAATGCTGGCGCGGTTGCTGGTGTAAAAACGGTAAAAAGTCCAATAGCGCTAGCACAAGCAATAATGGAAAAGTCTGTCCACGTTATGCTGTCAGGAGAAGGGGCAGAGCAATTTGCTAAATCACAAAACCTAATGATGGTTGAAAACAGCTATTTCGACACAGAGCACAGATACAAAGCGTTGATTAGGGCGAAACAAAAGTTAGCGAAAAAAGAGCAAGAGCTTAAAGACTTTCAAGCAGCTCACCACGTATTAGATGCTGAGTATAAATTTGGTACTGTAGGTGCCGTCGCTTTGGATAAGTATGGTGATTTGGTCGCTGGCACTAGTACTGGCGGTATGACTGCTAAACGCTACGGTAGAGTGGGTGATGCGCCAATTATTGGTGCTGGCACTTATGCCAACAATGCGAGCTGCGCCGTATCAGCAACCGGTCACGGTGAATATTTTATTCGCTATCACGTTGCCGCTGATATATGCGCGCGAATGCAATATCAAGGGGTAAGCCTCAAACAAGCTTCAGATACAGTGGTCAATAAAGTGTTGGTAGAGGCGGGTGGTGATGGCGGTGTTATTGCGATTGATCGCAATGGTAATATTGCCATGCCGTTTAATAGTAAAGGTATGTACCGAGCAAGTCGTAAGCATGGTGAGCAAGCAAAAGTTGCTATTTTTAAAGATGAATAAAAATCTTCTGATAATGGTATGAAATCTTGAGTTTTTATGTCTAAAGTTAAAGTGAAACTAGGAAGTAATTACGCAAAGAAGGTCAGTTATGGAATCAGTACAAATAAAAGAATATATGAACCATTACCCCGTGACATTCACTCCAGATATGGTGATCGAAGAAGCATCGTTTAGGTTATTAAAAACCAAACAGCTTGGTGGGCCTGTTGTTGATGAGACTAAAAAGTTAATCGGTTATTTATCTGAAAGCGACTTGCTCAAGAATATGCTGGCATCAAGCTATCATCGAGAGCATATCGCTAACGTTGCCGATATCATGCAATGTGATGTGTTATCGGTAAAACCTTATGGCAGTGTGGTCGAACTTGCTCAGCAAATGCTTGATGAAAAGCCTAAGATTTACCCTGTAGTTGACGACGACGGCATTTTGCTTGGTACGATAAGCCGTAATGATGTATTACAGGCGGTAGATCGTCATCTTAGGGTTATCTACGCTGCCAGTTAACGGCTCTAACAAATAATTAAAGATAAATCATAAAAGCGGGAACCTAGTTCCCGTTTTTGATTTTGATGCCATTTCAGGTTACTAAAGCAATTTAGCGCACACTTTGGTACTATCGCTTCCCAGTAAACAATTCGATAGTAAACGTGCCGAACGCCATTGACTAATTTAACCTAGTGTTAAGCTAAAATGGCCAACTAAACGCTAAGAAAATACTTAGTTTTGCACAACAAATATAATTCAAACTCAGCAATTCAGATTAATGACCAGCAATAATCACTCGAAGCCCAGTCAGTCATCACCGAATCAAAAATCGCCTAATCAATCGATGTCTCAACTGCACAGTCAGCTACTGACTCAACTTGACCTTGTAAAACTTGCCGACAAAGGCAGGCTAAAAAAACGCATTTTTGGTACCAAAAAAATCAAAGATGTAAGTAAACGAGAAAAAGCGCTAGAAAAAATCTCGCATGCAATTGAAAAATCGATTGCCAGTAAGCAAAACAAAATAGCGAACAGGCCACAGATTAGTTATGCCCAAGGTTTACCTGTTTCTGAGTCCGTTGATGAAATTTCACAGGCAATTGAACACAATCAAGTGGTTATTATCGCCGGTGAAACCGGTTCTGGTAAAACTACTCAAATTCCCAAAATATGTATGGCCTTAGGTCGAGGTGTCGAAGGCATTATTGGACACACCCAGCCACGTCGAATAGCGGCCAGAACCGTGGCCAGTCGAATTGCGGAAGAGGTTGGCTCTGAGATTGGCAAAGCCATCGGTTATAAGGTGAGATTTAACGATCAAGTCAGTGA
The nucleotide sequence above comes from Thalassotalea euphylliae. Encoded proteins:
- a CDS encoding DUF3087 family protein; protein product: MKIQSVNKTDYRKKLNQFTIAFVIAFALLALIFGSLFIALFAAPIVDPETQSNFRYNLGGVILALVTMAMIINSIKKHEFLKDIYYVWQLKQVHNSIYRKLAKIKAAQAEGDENTHVILAFYYQTLKQVYELDDNTLTINNVNLEIDKLKQKLGDETYEQHVHQFEKNMLNAY
- the recD gene encoding exodeoxyribonuclease V subunit alpha, whose product is MSAEIDNNQKLSCQRPIRQTKSYRKFSEAAARISGIAPIDYFFANELSSATAANELTADEKEVWYHLLIALSASVRDGHTCLPLTHVAGQQFGLASDDNVITHHGFSFPNEKQLHTLLAKIPFLAASELGVTKPNISNAEKTEINVGGTLAVVFEHNCLYMRRNYQFEKELQLALVEKTQLTLEYSQAAITDVVDSLFPENEATEPTQASQPHQVPEVDWQKLAVANSVNKGLSIIAGGPGTGKTYTVTKLLAALSMLSQSRLDIALVAPTGKAAQRLSESIQNAVTGFRGVIADNVLDVIPSKAQTLHRLLGVIPNQVNFRKGSDNPLDYDVIIIDEVSMVDLPLMARLFRAIPAKCQVIMLGDADQLPSVALGSVLADIALRPHLGYSKANLNYLAKVCQLSSEQAKQLPKAKKQVADHLSMLLKSRRFDGEGAIGNIAMATIAGEALQSWQYISVNSTSRDDITLLPPVMTQWINQYVKRYYQPVLEAENITQAFERMSQFRILCATRVGNEGVEAINQQIISLLKGNYQQDKLFNGLPIMINENHYGLGLYNGDIGIIWKNAQGHLVAYFEDTAVSEGGVSSNNRTPGFKTIIPSRLPSFEPVFAMTIHKTQGSEFEHVAMVLPSKADNQLLTRELIYTGVTRAKKKLSLSCSEPIWYRGVDAKVERYSNLSI
- a CDS encoding CBS domain-containing protein, translating into MESVQIKEYMNHYPVTFTPDMVIEEASFRLLKTKQLGGPVVDETKKLIGYLSESDLLKNMLASSYHREHIANVADIMQCDVLSVKPYGSVVELAQQMLDEKPKIYPVVDDDGILLGTISRNDVLQAVDRHLRVIYAAS
- a CDS encoding GNAT family N-acetyltransferase produces the protein MLETTTLTSKSVVLAPLGVEHKDALLDAASDGNLWELWFTSVPNKATINNYIEQALAQQEKGLSLPFVVIEKHTQKIIGTTRFCNADKVNRRLEIGFTWYAKSYQRTSVNTECKLLLLTHAFEHLDVIAVEFRTHWHNLKSRNAIARLGAKQDGVLRNHQKMADGSYRDTVVFSITNTEWLAVKNNLVFKLNT
- a CDS encoding isoaspartyl peptidase/L-asparaginase family protein, which translates into the protein MRANKSVHEYINQKTTTNTYASNATSNKPNASNVYGRLAKYFLVAASLSAVPTTYAYAEKPIAIAIHGGAGTIDKSKMTPQKRAQYDAALSAAVNKGYELLAQGKTSQQAVIAAIQILEDSPLFNAGKGAVYTFDETHELDASIMHGRTLNAGAVAGVKTVKSPIALAQAIMEKSVHVMLSGEGAEQFAKSQNLMMVENSYFDTEHRYKALIRAKQKLAKKEQELKDFQAAHHVLDAEYKFGTVGAVALDKYGDLVAGTSTGGMTAKRYGRVGDAPIIGAGTYANNASCAVSATGHGEYFIRYHVAADICARMQYQGVSLKQASDTVVNKVLVEAGGDGGVIAIDRNGNIAMPFNSKGMYRASRKHGEQAKVAIFKDE
- a CDS encoding crotonase/enoyl-CoA hydratase family protein, translated to MNQQLVTTSIEENIAIVTLNRPDKHNALNVEMFKAIRTTIETLKKNLAIRAVIVQGEGVDFCTGLDVKSVMSTAKNFVTLLFKWRPGSANLAQYVSTGWQEITVPVIMVLHGRVWGGGLQIALGGDFRIAHPEAILSVMEARWGLVPDMGGTLALKEHLPTDKAKLLAMTGREITAKQAQKLNLITKVSDVPFEAAMTLAREISQQSPDAVAAVKKLYKNAWWHSKAFALARESWYQIKIIAGKNQRIKTYNQMNPSSEKPFKMRGKW